From Micromonospora rhizosphaerae, the proteins below share one genomic window:
- a CDS encoding PucR family transcriptional regulator ligand-binding domain-containing protein produces the protein MSKCRVTQGSVTAVFPTVREVLALDPVRHGAPRLVAGDAGLDRLVRWVHVAEVPDIATLLNGGELVLTTGIGLPADDAGLRAFICALADVGVSGLVVELGRRYVSGVPRVMAAAAERRGLPLVELRRATPFVRITEAVHALIVDAQLTELRATEEIHQRFTELSVEGADPAEVVRQAAELAGCPVVLENLARQVLAYDPAGESAELLLDGWEQHSRRIRPAGRTAYDPDSGWLVTTVGARGQDWGRLLLRWPGGGEGLDRSTAGPVAAIQAPDTPPTRLTILIERAASTLALGRLIRRDAEGLERQIHRTLLTALLDHSRPIDEIALRAKALGVVLDRRHLVGVVVRHRADDPLADAGPPGDGGFGAETGPEAGPARLRDLAEAVGQALREAKLTALTSAVDDHAVGALLALPDPAAEEKALAAFAAALRRVRLDTAPTRPPAPRSPVGPAVARPTDAPAHPASADVGRSTDAPGRPITSGVGRSSDGPARPTSTGAGRSTGGPARPITSGVGPLRRPPASAPGSPAAVIVAAGSGVSSLREAGRSLVEARQIAEAARRDRRDLPIFRLPHVGLAGLLHLLRDEPRLQTFVERELGALLAYDAQHPREQLLGTLRAYLEQGRNKSAAAAAAHLSRPAFYERLARIGRILDVDLDSVEACLSLHVALLALDAVRTP, from the coding sequence CTGTCGAAATGCAGGGTCACGCAGGGTAGCGTGACGGCCGTGTTCCCTACCGTCCGTGAGGTTCTCGCCCTCGACCCGGTCCGCCACGGCGCCCCGCGCCTGGTCGCCGGGGACGCGGGCCTGGACCGGCTGGTGCGCTGGGTGCACGTGGCCGAGGTGCCGGACATCGCGACCCTGCTCAACGGCGGCGAGCTGGTGCTCACCACCGGCATCGGGCTGCCCGCCGACGACGCCGGGCTGCGCGCGTTCATCTGCGCGCTGGCCGACGTCGGCGTCTCCGGGCTGGTGGTCGAGCTGGGTCGCCGCTACGTCAGCGGTGTTCCCCGGGTGATGGCGGCCGCCGCCGAGCGGCGCGGGCTGCCCCTGGTCGAGCTGCGGCGGGCCACCCCGTTCGTCCGGATCACCGAGGCGGTGCACGCGCTGATCGTGGACGCCCAGCTCACCGAGCTGCGCGCGACCGAGGAGATCCACCAGCGGTTCACCGAGCTCTCGGTCGAGGGCGCCGACCCGGCGGAGGTGGTCCGGCAGGCCGCCGAGCTGGCCGGCTGCCCGGTGGTGCTGGAGAACCTGGCCCGGCAGGTGCTCGCGTACGATCCGGCGGGGGAGAGCGCCGAGCTGCTGCTGGACGGCTGGGAGCAGCACTCCCGGCGGATCCGCCCGGCCGGGCGGACCGCGTACGACCCGGACAGCGGGTGGCTGGTGACCACGGTCGGCGCCCGGGGTCAGGACTGGGGCCGGCTACTGCTGCGCTGGCCGGGCGGCGGCGAGGGTCTGGACCGGTCCACTGCCGGGCCGGTCGCCGCCATCCAGGCCCCGGACACCCCGCCCACCCGGCTGACCATCCTGATCGAGCGCGCCGCCTCCACCCTCGCGCTGGGCCGGCTGATCCGGCGGGACGCCGAGGGGCTGGAACGGCAGATCCACCGCACCCTGCTCACCGCCCTGCTCGACCACTCCCGCCCGATCGACGAGATCGCGCTACGGGCGAAGGCGCTCGGCGTGGTGCTGGACCGCCGGCACCTGGTCGGTGTGGTGGTCCGGCACCGGGCCGACGACCCGCTGGCCGATGCCGGCCCGCCCGGGGACGGCGGATTCGGCGCGGAGACGGGACCCGAGGCAGGCCCGGCCCGGCTGCGCGATCTGGCCGAGGCGGTCGGTCAGGCGCTGCGCGAGGCCAAGCTGACCGCCCTCACCAGCGCCGTCGACGACCACGCGGTCGGCGCGCTGCTCGCCCTGCCCGACCCCGCGGCCGAGGAGAAGGCGCTGGCCGCGTTCGCCGCCGCGCTGCGTCGGGTACGCCTCGACACCGCCCCGACCCGCCCGCCCGCGCCGCGTTCGCCGGTCGGCCCCGCCGTGGCCCGGCCGACCGACGCGCCCGCCCACCCGGCCTCAGCCGACGTCGGTCGATCGACCGACGCCCCGGGCCGACCGATCACCAGCGGCGTCGGTCGGTCGAGCGACGGGCCCGCCCGCCCGACCTCCACCGGAGCCGGTCGGTCCACCGGCGGCCCGGCCCGGCCGATCACCAGCGGCGTGGGTCCGCTCCGGCGGCCGCCAGCCTCCGCGCCGGGGAGCCCGGCGGCGGTGATCGTGGCCGCCGGTTCCGGGGTGAGCAGCCTGCGGGAGGCCGGGCGTTCGCTGGTCGAGGCGCGGCAGATCGCCGAGGCGGCCCGCCGGGACCGGCGTGACCTGCCGATCTTCCGGCTGCCCCACGTCGGGCTCGCCGGCCTGCTGCACCTGCTGCGCGACGAGCCCCGGTTGCAGACCTTCGTCGAGCGGGAACTCGGCGCGCTGCTGGCGTACGACGCCCAGCACCCGCGCGAGCAGCTCCTCGGCACCCTGCGGGCGTACCTGGAGCAGGGCCGGAACAAGTCGGCGGCGGCCGCCGCGGCGCACCTGTCCCGCCCGGCGTTCTACGAACGGCTGGCCCGGATCGGCCGGATCCTCGATGTCGACCTCGACTCGGTCGAGGCCTGCCTCTCCCTCCACGTCGCCCTGCTCGCCCTCGACGCCGTCCGCACCCCCTGA
- a CDS encoding dihydrofolate reductase family protein: MRKLVYWVHQSVDGFIEGPNGEFDWPAMGPELSAYSFELTGRADAFLYGRRVWELMSWYWPRAESRSQDPHDLAFAPIWRRTPKIVISRTLESAEFDARVIGRDLATEVAALKAQPGGELLLTGGSGAAAALTELGLIDEYQVVVHPVVLGGGKPVFPAKDRLDLRLAETRGFDGRSVLLRYARA; the protein is encoded by the coding sequence ATGCGCAAGCTCGTCTACTGGGTGCACCAGTCCGTCGACGGCTTCATCGAGGGGCCGAACGGCGAGTTCGACTGGCCGGCGATGGGGCCGGAACTGTCCGCGTACTCCTTCGAGTTGACCGGCCGGGCCGACGCCTTCCTCTACGGCCGCCGGGTGTGGGAGCTGATGTCCTGGTACTGGCCGCGGGCCGAGTCCAGGTCGCAGGACCCGCACGACCTGGCCTTCGCGCCGATCTGGCGCCGCACCCCCAAGATCGTCATTTCCCGTACGCTGGAGAGCGCCGAGTTCGACGCCCGGGTGATCGGCCGCGACCTGGCCACGGAGGTCGCCGCGCTCAAGGCGCAGCCCGGCGGGGAGCTGCTGCTGACCGGCGGCTCCGGCGCCGCCGCGGCGCTGACCGAGCTGGGCCTGATCGACGAGTACCAGGTCGTCGTGCATCCGGTCGTGCTCGGCGGCGGCAAGCCCGTCTTTCCCGCCAAGGACCGCCTCGACCTGCGGCTCGCCGAGACCCGGGGCTTCGACGGCCGGTCCGTGCTGCTCCGCTACGCGCGGGCGTGA
- a CDS encoding GNAT family N-acetyltransferase encodes MDYRLVDRLPTVEEFVAVTTAVGWADAYDRAAIPASLAASLHGVVAVEGDRVIGIGRLVGDGVIYHYLQDLAVVPERQRRGVGGAILSRLEEWIAGRASSRTFVGLFAAGESVSLYRRFGYAVHDEMPGMFRVGPYRPAAAD; translated from the coding sequence ATGGACTATCGCCTGGTGGACCGGCTGCCCACGGTCGAGGAGTTCGTCGCCGTCACCACCGCCGTCGGCTGGGCCGACGCGTACGACCGGGCGGCGATCCCGGCCTCGCTGGCCGCCTCGCTGCACGGCGTGGTCGCCGTCGAGGGTGACCGGGTGATCGGGATCGGCCGGCTGGTCGGCGACGGGGTGATCTACCACTACCTGCAGGACCTGGCCGTGGTGCCGGAGCGGCAGCGGCGGGGCGTCGGCGGGGCGATCCTGTCGCGGCTGGAGGAGTGGATCGCCGGTCGCGCCTCGTCGCGGACCTTCGTCGGCCTCTTCGCCGCCGGGGAGTCGGTCAGCCTCTACCGCCGCTTCGGGTACGCGGTGCACGACGAGATGCCCGGCATGTTCCGGGTCGGTCCGTACCGGCCGGCTGCCGCGGACTGA
- a CDS encoding aspartate aminotransferase family protein, which translates to MTTDDLLARHRAVLPSWMPLYYDEPIELVSGSGRRVTDAQGRTYLDFFGGVLTNMIGYDIPEIREAVERQLATGIVHSSTLYLIRQQVELAEKIAQVSGIPDARVFFTNSGTEANEAALLVATNYRRSHQILAVRNSYHGRSYAAMGVTGNRGWSASALNPLQVAWLHSGERLRGLLSRLSADAQIDAAVEDLREVLATQTAGDVACLIAEPIQGVGGFVHAPDGLFAAWKKVLDESGILFLSDEVQTGWGRTGEHFWGYQAHGVTPDLLTFAKGIGNGFALAGVVGRADVLESVPAISFSTFGGNPISTAAGNAVLDYLLDHDLQANAARTGAILADGLRAAVGGLDCVAEVRGKGLMLGIEFVRPGTNEPDPALTVRVFEACRAGGLLAGKGGLYGNVLRMGPPLTLTEDEAREGLSILVDAIRSAAEVVA; encoded by the coding sequence ATGACCACCGACGATCTCCTGGCCCGGCACCGGGCCGTGCTCCCGTCCTGGATGCCGCTCTACTACGACGAGCCGATCGAGCTGGTTTCCGGCTCCGGTCGCCGGGTGACCGACGCCCAGGGGCGGACGTACCTGGACTTCTTCGGTGGCGTGCTGACCAACATGATCGGCTACGACATTCCGGAGATCCGGGAGGCGGTCGAGCGCCAGCTGGCTACCGGCATCGTGCACAGCTCCACCCTCTACCTGATCAGGCAGCAGGTCGAGCTGGCCGAGAAGATCGCCCAGGTCTCCGGCATCCCGGACGCCCGGGTCTTCTTCACCAACTCGGGCACCGAGGCGAACGAGGCCGCGCTGCTGGTCGCCACCAACTACCGCCGCTCGCACCAGATCCTCGCGGTGCGCAACAGCTACCACGGCCGGTCGTACGCGGCGATGGGTGTCACCGGCAACCGGGGCTGGTCGGCCAGCGCGCTCAACCCGCTCCAGGTGGCCTGGCTGCACTCCGGCGAGCGGCTGCGCGGCCTGCTCTCCCGGCTCAGCGCCGACGCTCAGATCGACGCGGCGGTGGAGGACCTGCGCGAGGTGCTCGCCACCCAGACCGCCGGCGACGTGGCCTGCCTGATCGCCGAGCCGATCCAGGGCGTCGGCGGCTTCGTGCACGCCCCGGACGGCCTCTTCGCCGCCTGGAAGAAGGTGCTCGACGAGTCCGGCATCCTGTTCCTCTCCGACGAGGTGCAGACCGGTTGGGGGCGTACCGGCGAGCACTTCTGGGGCTACCAGGCGCACGGCGTCACGCCGGACCTGCTCACCTTCGCCAAGGGCATCGGCAACGGCTTCGCGCTGGCCGGCGTGGTCGGCCGCGCCGACGTGCTGGAGTCGGTGCCGGCGATCAGCTTCTCCACCTTCGGCGGCAACCCGATCTCCACCGCCGCCGGGAACGCCGTCCTCGACTACCTGCTCGACCACGACCTGCAGGCCAACGCGGCCCGCACCGGCGCGATCCTCGCCGACGGCCTGCGCGCCGCGGTGGGCGGCCTCGACTGCGTCGCCGAGGTACGCGGCAAGGGGCTGATGCTCGGCATCGAGTTCGTCCGTCCGGGCACGAACGAGCCGGATCCGGCGTTGACCGTCCGGGTCTTCGAGGCGTGCCGGGCCGGTGGCCTGCTCGCCGGCAAGGGCGGCCTCTACGGCAACGTGCTGCGGATGGGCCCACCGCTCACCCTCACCGAGGACGAGGCCCGGGAGGGGCTGTCCATCCTGGTCGACGCGATCCGCTCGGCGGCGGAGGTGGTGGCGTGA
- a CDS encoding CoA-acylating methylmalonate-semialdehyde dehydrogenase encodes MTTIGHFIDGKRLSGTSDRRADVFDPATGRRSAEVELASAADVAGAVEAAGRAARAWRDASLAKRTAVLFAFRELVNARRDRLAEVITAEHGKVLADAAGEVQRGLEVIEYACGIPSALRGGFSENVSTEVDSYSLRQPVGVVAVISPFNFPVMVPLWFVPIAIACGNAVVLKPSEKDPSAALLLAEWFAEAGLPDGVLNVVNGDKEAVDALLDHPGVKAVSFVGSTPVARYVHQRGSMAGKRVQALGGAKNHMVVLPDADLDLAADAAVNAGFGSAGERCMAISVLVAVEPVADALVAKIAERMARLRTGDGRRGCDMGPLVTAAHAEKVRSYVESGIAAGAVPVVDGRDVTPDGEADGFWLGPTLFDHVTPQMSIYTDEIFGPVLSVVRVGSYDEAVDLVNANPYGNGTAIFTNDGGAARRYQHEVEVGMVGINVPIPVPMAYYSFGGWKASLFGDLHAHGADGVAFFTRGKVVTSRWLDPRHGGVNLGFPTQT; translated from the coding sequence GTGACCACCATTGGGCACTTCATCGACGGCAAGCGGCTGAGCGGCACCTCGGACCGCCGCGCCGACGTCTTCGACCCGGCCACCGGCCGGCGTAGCGCAGAGGTGGAGCTGGCCTCGGCCGCGGACGTCGCGGGCGCGGTGGAGGCCGCCGGGCGGGCCGCGCGGGCCTGGCGGGACGCCTCCCTCGCGAAGCGGACGGCGGTGCTCTTCGCCTTCCGCGAGCTGGTCAACGCCCGGCGGGACCGGCTCGCCGAGGTGATCACCGCCGAGCACGGCAAGGTGCTCGCCGACGCCGCCGGCGAGGTGCAGCGCGGCCTGGAGGTGATCGAGTACGCCTGTGGCATCCCCTCCGCCCTGCGCGGCGGGTTCAGCGAGAACGTCTCCACCGAGGTCGACTCGTACAGCCTGCGGCAGCCGGTCGGGGTGGTGGCGGTGATCTCGCCGTTCAACTTCCCGGTGATGGTGCCGCTGTGGTTCGTGCCGATCGCGATCGCCTGCGGCAACGCGGTGGTGCTCAAGCCGTCCGAGAAGGACCCGAGCGCGGCGCTGCTGCTGGCCGAGTGGTTCGCCGAGGCCGGCCTGCCGGACGGGGTGCTCAACGTGGTCAACGGCGACAAGGAGGCGGTCGACGCCCTGCTCGACCATCCGGGCGTGAAGGCGGTCTCGTTCGTCGGCTCCACCCCGGTCGCCCGGTACGTGCACCAGCGCGGGTCGATGGCCGGCAAGCGGGTGCAGGCGCTCGGCGGCGCCAAGAACCACATGGTGGTGCTGCCCGACGCGGACCTGGACCTGGCCGCCGACGCGGCGGTCAACGCCGGGTTCGGCTCGGCGGGAGAGCGCTGCATGGCGATCTCCGTGCTGGTGGCGGTGGAGCCGGTCGCCGACGCCCTGGTCGCGAAGATCGCCGAGCGGATGGCCCGGCTGCGCACCGGCGACGGCCGGCGCGGCTGCGACATGGGCCCGCTGGTCACCGCGGCGCACGCGGAGAAGGTCCGGTCCTACGTGGAGTCCGGGATCGCGGCGGGCGCGGTGCCGGTGGTGGACGGCCGGGACGTCACGCCGGACGGCGAGGCGGACGGGTTCTGGCTCGGCCCGACCCTCTTCGACCACGTCACCCCGCAGATGTCGATCTACACCGACGAGATCTTCGGACCGGTGCTCAGCGTGGTCCGGGTCGGCTCGTACGACGAGGCGGTCGACCTGGTCAACGCCAACCCGTACGGCAACGGCACGGCGATCTTCACCAACGACGGCGGCGCCGCCCGGCGCTACCAGCACGAGGTGGAGGTGGGCATGGTCGGGATCAACGTGCCGATCCCGGTGCCGATGGCGTACTACTCCTTCGGCGGCTGGAAGGCGTCGCTCTTCGGCGACCTGCACGCGCACGGCGCCGACGGGGTCGCCTTCTTCACCCGGGGCAAGGTGGTCACCAGCCGCTGGCTCGACCCGCGCCACGGCGGGGTCAACCTCGGCTTCCCCACCCAGACCTGA
- a CDS encoding TrmH family RNA methyltransferase has product MPVHQITDPDDDRIADYRALTDVELRTRWEPPHGLFIAEGELVLRRALRAGYPARSYLVDAKRVDQLADLDTGDAPVYAATQDVLQRATGFHVHRGVLASFHRKPLPSAAEVLDSAKRAVILEDVNNHTNLGAIFRAVAALGVDAVLLSPSCADPLYRRSVRVSMGEVFAVPYARLEPWPDALAQVRAAGFTVLAMTPAPDAVPIQRLDAAQRARAALLMGAEGAGLTRAAMDRSDVRVVIPMRRGVDSLNVAAATAVACWELGRDDPL; this is encoded by the coding sequence GTGCCCGTCCACCAGATCACCGACCCCGACGACGACCGGATCGCCGACTACCGGGCGCTGACCGACGTCGAGCTGCGTACCCGCTGGGAGCCCCCGCACGGCCTGTTCATCGCCGAGGGGGAGCTGGTGCTGCGGCGGGCGCTGCGGGCCGGCTACCCGGCCCGGTCGTACCTGGTCGACGCGAAACGGGTCGACCAGCTCGCCGACCTGGACACCGGGGACGCGCCGGTCTACGCCGCCACCCAGGACGTGCTGCAGCGGGCCACCGGCTTCCACGTGCACCGGGGCGTGCTGGCGTCGTTCCACCGCAAGCCGCTGCCGAGCGCCGCCGAGGTGCTCGACTCCGCCAAGCGGGCGGTCATCCTGGAGGACGTCAACAACCACACCAACCTCGGCGCGATCTTCCGGGCGGTGGCCGCGCTCGGCGTGGACGCGGTGCTGCTCTCCCCGTCCTGTGCCGACCCGCTCTACCGGCGCAGCGTACGGGTCAGCATGGGGGAGGTCTTCGCCGTCCCGTACGCGAGACTTGAGCCCTGGCCGGACGCGTTGGCGCAGGTCCGGGCGGCGGGGTTCACGGTGCTGGCGATGACGCCCGCCCCGGACGCGGTGCCGATCCAGCGGCTGGACGCGGCCCAGCGGGCCCGCGCGGCGCTGCTGATGGGCGCCGAGGGGGCCGGCCTGACCCGGGCTGCGATGGACCGCAGCGACGTCCGGGTGGTGATTCCGATGCGGCGCGGCGTGGACTCGCTCAACGTCGCCGCGGCCACCGCCGTCGCCTGCTGGGAACTGGGCCGCGACGACCCACTGTGA
- the murD gene encoding UDP-N-acetylmuramoyl-L-alanine--D-glutamate ligase, whose translation MRLSDLRGRTVAVWGAGREGRAAVTAIAAHGPAGLVVVDDSANFLTLPWEGPLAEAAPLVTGEEGFSRLAAADVVVRSPGVPNTHPWMVELRRRGVTVTQGSALWMADHADRTVGVTGSKGKSTTSSLISHLLTAMDRPNVFGGNIGVPLLDLPEAELYVLELSSYQCSDLADSPRVAVVTALFPEHLDAHGGEREYYRDKLNLLAHGPRTVVVNGADLRLALELGDRAAVRAGLPDATHVASGPDGAPWFHLRDQPLFPRAVLPLVGRHNEGNLCVALAVLDALGVDLVARKDTLAVAVAEFQGLAHRLTELADPSGLTFVDDTLATSPYAAMHAIDAYEGRPLTVIVGGADRGLDYTPLREHLAERAVTVIGIPDSGPRIVEALAGLPAVRTELSDDLVAAVGLARKLTPAGGVVLLSPAAPSYGRFRNFEHRSEVFAQAVRETAPA comes from the coding sequence GTGCGCCTGTCTGACCTGCGCGGACGTACCGTCGCCGTCTGGGGGGCCGGCCGGGAGGGCCGGGCCGCGGTGACCGCGATCGCCGCGCACGGCCCGGCCGGCCTGGTCGTCGTCGACGACAGCGCCAACTTCCTCACCCTGCCCTGGGAGGGCCCGCTCGCGGAGGCTGCACCCCTGGTCACCGGCGAGGAGGGCTTCTCCCGGCTGGCCGCCGCCGACGTGGTGGTGCGCTCGCCGGGGGTGCCGAACACCCACCCGTGGATGGTCGAGCTGCGCCGGCGCGGCGTGACCGTCACCCAGGGCAGCGCGCTCTGGATGGCCGACCACGCCGACCGGACGGTCGGGGTCACCGGCAGCAAGGGCAAGAGCACCACGTCCAGCCTGATCAGCCACCTGCTGACCGCGATGGACCGGCCCAACGTCTTCGGCGGCAACATCGGTGTGCCGCTGCTCGACCTGCCCGAGGCCGAGCTGTACGTGCTGGAGCTCTCCAGCTACCAGTGCAGCGACCTGGCCGACTCGCCGCGGGTCGCGGTGGTAACCGCGCTCTTTCCCGAGCACCTCGACGCGCACGGCGGCGAGCGGGAGTACTACCGGGACAAGCTGAATCTGCTCGCGCACGGACCGCGGACCGTGGTGGTCAACGGCGCCGACCTCCGGCTGGCACTGGAGTTGGGCGACCGGGCGGCCGTGCGGGCGGGCCTGCCGGACGCCACCCACGTGGCCTCCGGCCCGGATGGCGCGCCGTGGTTCCACCTGCGCGACCAGCCGCTCTTCCCGCGCGCCGTGCTGCCTCTGGTCGGGCGGCACAACGAGGGCAACCTCTGCGTGGCGCTCGCCGTGCTCGACGCGCTCGGCGTCGACCTGGTCGCCCGCAAGGACACCCTCGCGGTCGCGGTCGCGGAGTTCCAGGGGCTGGCCCACCGGCTCACCGAGCTCGCCGACCCGTCCGGCCTCACCTTCGTCGACGACACCCTGGCCACCAGCCCGTACGCGGCCATGCACGCGATCGACGCGTACGAGGGACGGCCGCTGACGGTGATCGTCGGAGGCGCCGACCGGGGTCTGGACTACACCCCGCTCCGCGAACACCTGGCCGAACGGGCGGTCACCGTGATCGGCATCCCGGACAGCGGCCCCCGCATCGTCGAGGCGCTCGCCGGCCTGCCGGCCGTCCGTACCGAACTGTCCGACGACCTGGTCGCCGCGGTCGGGCTGGCCCGCAAGCTCACGCCGGCCGGCGGGGTGGTGCTGCTCTCCCCGGCCGCGCCGAGCTACGGCCGGTTCCGCAACTTCGAACATCGTTCGGAGGTCTTCGCCCAGGCCGTCCGGGAGACCGCACCGGCCTGA
- a CDS encoding acyltransferase family protein, whose product MRRLRQLAERTPAGRDRYVDLLRALAITMVVLGHWAVTVIGYDRNGRPTGHSALGDLPWAWPLTWVAQVMPVFFLVGGYANAASLTSRRSRGGDATGWLIDRSARLVRPTTALVVVLALGAAVARLRGADPSEIRTVVWFATIPLWFLVAYLVVVPLTPVMYALHRRFGLVVPVVLVGLVALGDLGRILGPAGLATANYLFGWLAVHQLGFAWYDARSPDTPRRRRLPTSRRAGVVLLAAGLVALVLLTIVGPYPVAMLNVPGERLDNAAPPSLALLSVATAQLGLILLLQDPARRWLRRSGPWQAVIAVNSVVLTVFLWHLSAAVLLVGLLDALGVLPTPQVGSAAWWAWRLPWLLALAVVLAALVAVLGPIEARSHRHGDIAARGWPRTALAAAGYAGVVAALLLNSLTPKTAPEPLGFPAPALVAYLAGAGALRLLRSGWGSRG is encoded by the coding sequence ATGCGCCGCCTGCGGCAGCTCGCCGAGCGCACGCCGGCCGGGCGGGATCGCTACGTCGACCTGCTCCGCGCCCTGGCCATCACCATGGTGGTTCTCGGGCACTGGGCAGTCACCGTCATCGGGTACGACCGGAACGGCAGGCCGACCGGCCATTCGGCCCTGGGGGACCTGCCGTGGGCCTGGCCGCTGACCTGGGTGGCCCAGGTGATGCCGGTCTTCTTCCTGGTCGGTGGGTATGCCAACGCCGCCTCGCTGACGTCCCGCCGGTCGCGGGGCGGCGACGCCACGGGCTGGCTGATCGACCGCAGCGCCCGGCTGGTCCGGCCCACTACCGCGCTGGTGGTGGTGCTGGCGCTCGGCGCGGCCGTCGCCCGTCTGCGCGGCGCCGACCCCAGCGAGATCCGCACGGTGGTCTGGTTCGCCACCATCCCGCTCTGGTTCCTCGTCGCCTACCTGGTCGTCGTCCCCCTCACCCCGGTCATGTACGCGCTGCACCGCCGCTTCGGGCTGGTCGTGCCGGTGGTACTGGTCGGGCTGGTCGCGCTCGGCGACCTGGGACGGATCCTCGGCCCGGCCGGCCTGGCCACGGCGAACTACCTGTTCGGTTGGCTCGCCGTACACCAGCTCGGCTTCGCCTGGTACGACGCCCGCTCCCCGGACACCCCGCGGCGCCGGCGGTTGCCCACCTCGAGGCGAGCCGGCGTGGTCCTGCTGGCCGCCGGCCTGGTCGCGCTGGTGCTGCTGACCATCGTCGGGCCGTACCCGGTGGCGATGCTCAACGTGCCGGGCGAACGGCTGGACAACGCCGCGCCGCCGAGCCTGGCGCTGCTCTCCGTCGCCACCGCGCAGCTCGGGCTGATCCTGCTGCTGCAGGACCCGGCCCGGCGCTGGCTGCGCCGGTCCGGCCCGTGGCAGGCGGTGATCGCGGTGAACTCCGTGGTGCTGACCGTCTTCCTCTGGCACCTGAGCGCCGCCGTGCTGCTGGTCGGCCTGCTGGACGCCCTCGGCGTGCTGCCCACCCCGCAGGTCGGCTCGGCGGCCTGGTGGGCGTGGCGGCTGCCCTGGCTGCTGGCGCTGGCCGTGGTGCTTGCCGCCCTGGTCGCCGTCCTCGGCCCGATCGAGGCCCGTTCCCATCGGCACGGCGACATCGCCGCCCGCGGTTGGCCGCGCACCGCGCTCGCCGCCGCCGGGTACGCGGGGGTGGTCGCCGCGCTGCTGCTGAACAGCCTGACCCCCAAGACGGCGCCGGAGCCGCTGGGGTTCCCCGCCCCGGCGCTGGTGGCCTACCTGGCCGGGGCGGGGGCGCTGCGGCTGCTCAGGTCTGGGTGGGGAAGCCGAGGTTGA